A genomic stretch from Oncorhynchus gorbuscha isolate QuinsamMale2020 ecotype Even-year linkage group LG20, OgorEven_v1.0, whole genome shotgun sequence includes:
- the LOC124007474 gene encoding T-cell surface antigen CD2-like — MSSPHTLRVLTSTGGLPMWMMLLHLYISYVVAEDIRVVGRVGNSIFLHPKMHLHAKISDIRWKHDNTDMLIARNGTLVHLMDRCEIFLNGSLKFNEGLKRDSGSYTVQQYSENGGRLYERHIELSILEPVSKPKVRTSCTFDGRVVLTCSVDKGDRVVMIWTEQPFAWTGSNQTLSSGPVLFLDSHTPGDLTCVAMNEISGEGFSPVVPTCRGHRSAVAAFGLFAFALTTLAVAILHLKKRRQKKRKGQSQTEYVEENNYIEMRGDLCNKWPQEETTIHPDQDTSHYEFCRPLAPASSQRKRRLSLELNDIYV, encoded by the exons ATGTCCTCACCCCATACTCTGAGAGTTTTAACATCTACTGGTGGGCTTCCAATGTGGATGATGCTTCTTCACCTCTACATAAGCTATG TTGTTGCAGAAGACATCAGAGTAGTTGGACGAGTAGGAAACTCCATATTCCTTCACCCTAAAATGCACTTACACGCCAAGATCTCTGACATAAGATGGAAACATGATAATACAGATATGTTAATAGCTAGAAATGGTACGCTTGTTCATTTAATGGATAGGTGTGAGATCTTTCTAAATGGTTCACTGAAGTTTAATGAAGGACTGAAAAGAGACAGTGGAAGTTATACTGTTCAACAATACAGTGAAAATGGAGGCCGTTTATACGAGCGCCACATTGAGCTCAGTATTCTAG AACCTGTTTCCAAACCAAAGGTGAGAACCTCCTGTACTTTTGATGGTAGAGTTGTTCTGACCTGCTCTGTTGACAAAGGAGACAGAGTTGTGATGATCTGGACCGAGCAGCCATTTGCCTGGACAGGGTCCAATCAGACCCTGAGCTCAGGTCCTGTTCTATTCCTGGACAGCCATACGCCTGGAGACCTGACCTGTGTGGCAATGAACGAAATAAGTGGGGAGGGCTTCAGCCCAGTTGTTCCAACATGCAGAG GTCACAGGTCAGCTGTGGCTGCATTTGGTCTCTTTGCATTTGCACTGACGACACTGGCCGTCGCCATTCTACATTTGAAGAAGAGGCGTCAGAAAAAGAGAAAAGGTCAAAGTCAGACTGAAT ATGTGGAGGAGAACAACTACATTGAGATGCGTGGGGATTTATGCAACAAATGGCCACAGGAGGAGACCACAATCCACCCGGACCAAGACACCTCCCATTACG AATTCTGCAGACCTCTTGCACCTGCTTCCAGCCAGAGAAAGAGACGACTGTCACTGGAGTTGAATGATATCTATGTATGA